In Mycobacterium sp. 050128, one genomic interval encodes:
- the mbtD gene encoding mycobactin polyketide synthase MbtD gives MLDHMLPDCRVPVLLTSHDKELIRRDAAAILDYLDRSGNAAPDLAASVASTLLRLRRLRRHRAVVRAADRAELVDGLSALARDDEHPLISWSSKSSAPRIAFVFPGQGNQWQAMGADAYRRLPAYRRTADECGRAFVAAGLPSPLPYLAGKLDQNWSRTQIQGAQFTHAVSLAAAWRNHGVVPEVTIGHSLGEVAAAYVAAAITLPDAVRLVGARATVVDRLTGRYAMAVLGVGLEEAESVLADAPGWLEVSAVNGPSSTVVSGEHDAVAAAVQLAGRRGIFNHQLSVDYPGHTSALRPLRTPLIELIPDSAFRRGEARFVGSTFGTEVDEGIDFSEYWYENLCGTVRFDRAVRHAQKLGVDTFVELSAHPSLLYPLADIVDEESAVAVGSGHRDKPIIEALSANIAAVATADPGSPWAKAIPSGIRPPLPRFPNAPMRAVHLWATPEPLTDLLAVPALTAAVEDWQQVTSPGNAGTTRCAIGFFGEAAAGALTQQLIDAIATHDGCQAVPLGEAEIVVVLAPELDQLDALAAIEQIGGRPDAGLPDYAAIIGPHCRAVWLLTAGAEQVEQQDSNVSPAQAALAAMHRSVGFEFPDQIFGHLDLPSRDVDAATALAVVEALIGDGAEIAVRGTESPRRYVRTFRDCRDSATSRPLDGAALDNVVITGGSGAIGLQYARYCIEHGARTVTLLSRNGVDPDALARLAENHDAVVQAPLCDITDRVALSAAAFEFAGSGASLLIHTAGIAKAVVRDDLTGTDVAEVCDAKVRGLALLAEVWPTRPDCRILACSSVFGVWGGYHHAAYAASNRMLDVLAAQLRARGRDCTAIRWGLWQAARVVAASEITRTERSGLIAMDPELAIEAGLYRYDGDPLIFDADFDRLAVFFESQGMPMPFSGPGGGESSEHDNGSAVKPVADVVRAELAATLHLGDSSSIDSSASLIDLGVDSLLALDLRKRLRRTVGNSVPVARMLGGITVHELIDALGAGSTGGPKPQPRFDAAAAPIGAQHSTLAMLERLDS, from the coding sequence GTGCTCGATCACATGTTGCCTGACTGCCGTGTCCCAGTGCTGCTCACCTCGCACGACAAAGAGCTGATTCGCCGGGATGCCGCGGCGATCCTGGACTACTTGGACCGCAGCGGCAACGCCGCACCGGATCTGGCGGCGTCGGTCGCGTCGACCCTGCTGCGGCTGCGGCGGCTGCGACGTCACCGCGCGGTGGTGCGGGCAGCCGACCGGGCCGAGCTCGTCGACGGGTTGTCGGCGCTGGCCCGCGACGACGAGCATCCCCTGATCAGCTGGTCGTCGAAGAGCTCGGCGCCGCGTATCGCTTTCGTGTTCCCGGGCCAGGGCAATCAATGGCAGGCGATGGGAGCCGATGCCTACCGGCGGCTGCCGGCCTATCGCAGGACCGCCGACGAGTGCGGGCGGGCGTTCGTCGCGGCCGGGTTGCCCTCGCCGCTGCCTTACCTGGCGGGGAAGCTGGACCAGAACTGGTCGCGCACGCAGATTCAGGGCGCCCAGTTCACGCACGCGGTCAGCCTGGCCGCGGCGTGGCGCAACCACGGGGTAGTTCCCGAGGTCACCATCGGGCACAGCCTCGGTGAGGTGGCGGCGGCGTACGTGGCCGCCGCGATCACGTTGCCGGACGCGGTCAGGTTGGTCGGCGCGCGCGCGACCGTCGTCGACCGGCTGACCGGCCGGTACGCGATGGCGGTGCTGGGGGTCGGCCTCGAAGAGGCGGAGTCGGTGCTGGCGGATGCGCCGGGCTGGCTGGAAGTGTCGGCGGTCAACGGGCCGTCGTCGACCGTGGTGTCCGGCGAGCACGACGCCGTGGCCGCCGCGGTGCAACTGGCGGGGCGCCGCGGCATCTTCAATCATCAACTGTCCGTGGACTATCCGGGCCACACCAGCGCTCTGCGGCCGTTGCGGACTCCGTTGATCGAGCTGATACCCGATTCGGCCTTCCGGCGCGGCGAGGCGCGGTTCGTCGGCTCCACGTTCGGCACCGAGGTGGATGAAGGCATCGACTTCTCCGAATACTGGTATGAGAACCTCTGTGGCACGGTGCGATTCGATCGGGCCGTGCGACACGCGCAGAAGCTGGGCGTCGACACGTTCGTGGAGCTGTCCGCACACCCGTCGCTGCTCTATCCGCTCGCCGACATCGTCGACGAGGAGTCGGCGGTGGCAGTCGGATCGGGGCACCGCGACAAACCCATCATCGAGGCGCTCTCGGCGAACATCGCCGCCGTCGCGACCGCCGACCCCGGTAGCCCGTGGGCCAAGGCCATCCCGAGCGGTATCCGGCCGCCGCTGCCGAGGTTCCCCAACGCGCCGATGCGGGCGGTGCACCTGTGGGCGACGCCGGAACCGCTGACCGACCTGCTCGCGGTGCCAGCGCTGACCGCGGCCGTCGAGGACTGGCAGCAGGTGACGTCCCCGGGAAACGCCGGCACAACCCGTTGTGCCATCGGATTTTTCGGCGAGGCCGCCGCGGGTGCGTTGACGCAGCAGCTGATCGACGCCATCGCCACGCATGACGGGTGCCAGGCGGTGCCGCTCGGCGAGGCCGAAATCGTGGTGGTCCTCGCCCCGGAACTCGACCAGTTGGATGCGCTCGCCGCGATCGAGCAGATCGGCGGGCGACCCGACGCCGGCCTACCCGACTACGCCGCGATCATCGGCCCACATTGCCGGGCCGTCTGGTTGCTGACCGCCGGTGCCGAGCAGGTCGAACAACAGGATTCGAATGTCTCGCCGGCACAGGCCGCTCTGGCCGCGATGCACCGCAGCGTCGGGTTCGAATTCCCGGACCAGATCTTCGGGCACCTGGACCTGCCCAGTCGCGATGTCGATGCCGCAACCGCGCTCGCGGTCGTCGAAGCGCTGATCGGCGACGGGGCCGAGATCGCCGTGCGGGGGACCGAATCGCCCCGACGCTATGTCCGGACGTTCCGGGACTGCCGCGATTCGGCAACCAGCCGGCCACTGGATGGCGCCGCACTGGACAACGTGGTCATCACCGGCGGCAGCGGAGCGATCGGCCTGCAGTACGCGCGGTACTGCATCGAGCACGGGGCGCGGACGGTTACCTTGTTGAGCCGCAACGGCGTCGACCCCGACGCGTTGGCACGCCTGGCCGAAAATCATGACGCGGTGGTCCAGGCACCGCTGTGTGACATCACCGACCGCGTCGCGTTGTCCGCCGCCGCGTTCGAATTTGCCGGCTCCGGCGCGTCATTGCTGATCCACACCGCGGGCATCGCCAAAGCGGTTGTGCGCGACGATCTCACCGGCACGGATGTGGCCGAGGTATGCGATGCGAAGGTTCGCGGATTGGCGCTGCTGGCCGAGGTCTGGCCGACGCGGCCCGACTGCCGGATCCTGGCCTGCTCGTCGGTGTTCGGCGTGTGGGGCGGCTACCACCATGCGGCGTACGCGGCGTCCAACCGGATGCTCGACGTGCTGGCCGCCCAGTTGCGGGCCAGGGGCCGAGACTGCACGGCGATTCGATGGGGACTATGGCAGGCCGCCCGTGTGGTGGCGGCCAGCGAGATCACCCGCACCGAGCGTTCGGGTCTGATTGCCATGGATCCCGAATTGGCGATCGAAGCCGGCCTGTACCGTTACGACGGCGATCCACTGATTTTCGACGCGGACTTCGACCGGCTCGCGGTGTTCTTCGAAAGCCAGGGAATGCCAATGCCGTTCAGTGGTCCGGGCGGCGGCGAGAGCTCCGAGCATGACAACGGCTCCGCTGTGAAACCGGTCGCCGACGTGGTGCGTGCCGAGCTGGCCGCGACATTGCACTTGGGTGATTCGTCATCGATTGACTCCAGTGCCTCGCTGATCGACCTCGGTGTGGACTCGTTGCTCGCGCTGGATCTGCGCAAGCGGCTACGCCGGACGGTGGGGAACTCGGTTCCGGTGGCCCGCATGCTCGGCGGCATCACCGTGCATGAATTGATCGATGCGTTGGGCGCCGGCTCAACCGGCGGCCCGAAACCCCAACCGCGGTTTGACGCCGCCGCAGCTCCGATCGGGGCGCAACATTCCACGCTCGCGATGTTAGAAAGGTTGGACTCCTAG
- a CDS encoding amino acid adenylation domain-containing protein, whose amino-acid sequence MTETNASGLLDEKRLELLRRKLAERGLTRPEAEGSVPSVDEPRMSGGQHRMWFVQSVDPDSALLNVCVSYRVTGTVDVARLGDAVNAVAARHQVLHTTYETDAEGFPYPVVREDLRPEWAEHDLSDLSDQSRRLRLDVLAQRDFCRPFDLAKDSPLRVTVARLSADELMLLFTAHHIAWDDGSWAPFFADLTHAYTDPDGFAAAPAAPAPAVEPAFADTPSHNEDADYWRPLITNLPEPLELPGPNGSVVPSTWRAQRATTRLSADVVDRVAALARDTGATPYMVLMSAFAALVQRYTQSSDFLVAVPVLNRGVATEDAIGYYGNTVVIRLQPQSHQTFRELLAQTRDSAVGAFAHSRADLDWLVRESNPDRRHGADRMTRVSFGQRDADGAGFCPPGVRCARAELRGHFNQLPLSFMVELERSGNGGLIEAEYLVEVLDRPLVEQLLRHYVVLLDSTLSNPDATLSACALMSDEEAEWLRQVSTGEEFTTAAATLPELVSRRASSAPDAIAVGYEGRNYSYREIDEESNRLAHWLIEQGIGTEDRVALLLDKSPELVITALGILKAGGVYLPVDPTYPQDRIAFILGDADAKLVLREPVTGLSNYPVTAPEPIRPLTPHNTAYLIYTSGSTGLPKGVPVPHAPIAEYFVWFGDEYQVDATESLLQVASPSFDVSMGEIFGTLIMGARLVIPRPDGLRDIGYLTDLLRREGITSMHFVPSLLGLFLSLPGVNQWRTLRRVPIGGEALPGEIADKFHATFDALLYNFYGPTETVVNCTSYPVQGTQGTRIVPIGRPKINTQVYLLDDALQPVPVGVIGEIYIAGTHVAQGYHRRPGLTAERFVADPFTAGGRMYRSGDLARRNADGDIEFVGRADEQVKIRGFRIELGEIAAAISVDPSVGQAVVLAVDLPRLGKSLVGYVTPAADCGTESVDVERIRARVAAALPDYMTPAGYVVLDEIPITAHGKIDRVALPQPQIAAGAEYRDPTTPTERRIAALFATLLGHDRVGVDDSFFDLGGHSLVATKLVTAIRSDCGVELGIRDVFELGTVGRLAERVDELGSGELVESRPKLIATAHDEPQPLSASQLRSWFAYRIDGPSWVNNIPFAARLSGPWDIEALIAAIGDVVARHEILRTSYIEIDGVPYQVVNPAGDLPIRRASFEGAGQHSEAWLQEQLDEERQHCFELDAERPIRIALLRNGSDGDHVMSFVVHHIASDHWSAGVLFSDVLTAYRARRSGELPSWAPLRVQYADYAAWQRAFLGDTSGQESAIAAEQREYWTRQLAGMPEDTGLRPDFARPPVPSGVGESVAFRIDSATRARLAELCRELGITEFMLLQTAVAVVLHKAGGGVDIPLGTPVAGRTEAELDQLIGFFVNILVLRNDLDGNPTLREALARARETALAAYAHQDLPFDRVVDSVSPVRSLSRNPLFQVVVHVRDHLPATRVIDSGPGAGDGEDTVCTSLDPIFDMAHADLSVNFLGADGSDGAGYNCDVIYRTELYRRSTIERLAGWLARVITGFADNVDQTLRDVAVIDDDEQHRILDEWSRGAPAPPDRPRTIPELLAPSRNWGSDRIAVRCGSEQLDYPALHRRSDNLAGLLAEHGVAPGSLVGLSTRRGIDMVVALVAIMKAGGGYFPIDPGYPLARKQFMLDDVAPPVVLATAEAVDSTPEVSGVKVISLDDPQVREVVENGTVRPDLPVPHPDDPMYLVFTSGSTGKPKGAVGTHRSMSARLDWQLRHYPPCAGDIRLAQASITFLEGGMEMLAGLAAGATMILADDAEHRDAEALAALMDRHSVAQVTAVPSLVSALVDIRADVVRSLSRLVCGGEPVSTSLLERLVSACAGNTDIQLLNNIGSTETSGAVSRGPLGLPNPLVGKPVPGSAAYLLDDGLRPVPVGVVGELYYAGDQLARGYWKRPGLTATRFIANPYAPEPGSRLYRSGDLARWTEDGQLEFAGRADHQVSVRGFRVELAEVESALAAVDGVAAAAARTWEVHGGLSLAGYVVPQRPIVDDAEKAGFAGAVRAAVATTLPGYMMPSSLTVLDAMPKTDSGKLNRPGLPKPAVSTGGRIEPSRTDTERALAKVFAELLCTPEVGRYDDFFALGGDSILSVQLSSRARAAGLAVSPRMVFEHPTVEQLAAALDAVGDGKADTEQADTRFAPMAASGLSADDLAAVSQLWSSSRDGTS is encoded by the coding sequence GTGACTGAAACCAATGCCAGCGGCCTGCTCGACGAAAAGCGCCTGGAGTTGTTGCGCCGCAAGCTCGCTGAACGCGGCCTGACCCGGCCCGAGGCCGAGGGCTCGGTGCCGAGCGTCGACGAGCCGCGCATGTCCGGTGGTCAGCACCGGATGTGGTTCGTGCAGTCGGTCGACCCCGACAGCGCGCTGCTCAACGTCTGCGTCTCGTACCGGGTTACCGGCACGGTCGACGTAGCGCGGCTGGGGGACGCCGTCAATGCCGTGGCCGCGCGGCATCAAGTGCTGCACACGACCTACGAGACCGACGCCGAGGGCTTTCCGTATCCGGTGGTCCGCGAGGATCTTCGGCCGGAATGGGCCGAGCACGACCTGTCGGATCTGTCCGATCAGTCGCGGCGGTTGCGGTTGGACGTGCTGGCGCAGCGGGACTTCTGCCGCCCCTTCGACCTCGCCAAGGATTCGCCGCTGCGGGTCACCGTGGCGCGTTTGTCGGCCGATGAACTGATGCTGCTGTTCACCGCCCACCACATCGCGTGGGACGACGGGTCGTGGGCGCCGTTCTTCGCCGATCTGACGCATGCCTACACCGACCCGGACGGATTCGCCGCCGCACCGGCGGCGCCGGCCCCCGCGGTCGAGCCTGCCTTCGCCGACACCCCAAGCCATAACGAGGACGCCGACTACTGGCGGCCGCTGATCACGAATCTGCCGGAGCCACTTGAGCTTCCGGGGCCCAACGGTTCGGTGGTGCCCAGCACCTGGCGTGCCCAGCGCGCGACGACACGGTTGTCGGCCGACGTTGTCGATCGGGTGGCGGCATTGGCCCGGGACACCGGTGCCACCCCGTACATGGTGCTGATGTCCGCCTTCGCGGCACTCGTCCAGCGCTACACCCAGTCGAGCGACTTCCTGGTCGCCGTTCCGGTGCTGAATCGCGGCGTCGCGACCGAGGATGCCATTGGCTACTACGGCAACACCGTGGTGATTCGGCTGCAACCGCAGTCCCACCAGACATTCCGCGAACTGCTGGCCCAAACGCGCGATAGCGCCGTCGGCGCCTTCGCGCATTCCCGCGCCGACCTGGATTGGCTGGTGCGCGAATCCAATCCCGATCGCCGCCACGGCGCGGACCGGATGACCCGGGTGAGCTTCGGACAGCGAGACGCCGACGGCGCCGGATTCTGCCCGCCGGGTGTGCGATGCGCGCGCGCCGAATTGCGCGGTCACTTCAACCAGCTGCCGCTGAGTTTCATGGTGGAGCTGGAGCGATCGGGGAACGGCGGGCTCATCGAGGCCGAATACCTCGTCGAGGTGCTCGATCGCCCGCTGGTGGAACAGCTGCTGCGGCACTACGTCGTCTTGCTGGACAGCACGCTGAGCAATCCCGACGCGACGCTGTCGGCATGCGCGCTGATGAGCGACGAAGAGGCCGAATGGCTACGCCAAGTGTCGACGGGCGAAGAGTTCACCACTGCGGCGGCCACGTTGCCGGAGTTGGTCAGTCGGCGCGCGAGTTCGGCGCCCGATGCCATCGCCGTCGGCTACGAAGGCCGCAACTACAGCTACCGGGAGATCGACGAAGAGTCGAACCGGTTGGCGCACTGGCTCATCGAACAAGGGATCGGCACCGAGGACCGGGTCGCGCTACTGCTGGACAAGTCACCCGAACTCGTCATCACGGCGCTGGGCATCCTCAAAGCGGGCGGGGTCTACCTGCCGGTGGACCCCACCTACCCGCAGGATCGCATCGCGTTCATCCTGGGTGATGCGGATGCCAAACTGGTGCTGCGCGAACCGGTTACCGGCCTGTCGAACTACCCGGTGACCGCGCCCGAGCCGATTCGGCCACTGACTCCGCACAATACCGCCTACCTCATCTACACCTCCGGTTCGACCGGGCTGCCCAAGGGTGTTCCCGTTCCGCACGCACCGATCGCCGAGTACTTCGTCTGGTTCGGCGACGAATACCAGGTCGACGCAACGGAATCGCTGCTGCAGGTCGCCTCGCCCAGCTTCGACGTGTCGATGGGCGAGATTTTCGGCACGCTGATCATGGGCGCCCGGCTGGTCATCCCGAGGCCCGACGGGCTGCGCGACATCGGCTACCTGACCGATCTGCTCCGCCGCGAAGGCATCACCTCGATGCACTTCGTGCCGTCGCTGCTCGGGCTGTTTCTGTCGCTGCCCGGCGTCAACCAATGGCGCACCCTGCGGCGGGTCCCGATCGGCGGCGAGGCCCTGCCCGGCGAGATCGCCGACAAGTTCCACGCCACCTTCGATGCGCTGCTGTACAACTTCTACGGACCGACCGAGACCGTCGTCAACTGCACCAGCTACCCGGTGCAGGGCACGCAGGGCACCCGCATAGTTCCGATCGGCCGGCCGAAGATCAACACACAGGTGTACCTACTCGACGATGCGCTGCAGCCGGTCCCGGTCGGCGTGATCGGCGAAATCTACATCGCCGGAACGCATGTCGCGCAGGGATATCACCGTAGGCCGGGACTGACGGCCGAACGCTTCGTCGCCGACCCGTTCACCGCGGGCGGTCGGATGTATCGCTCCGGTGACCTGGCCCGCCGCAACGCCGACGGAGACATCGAGTTCGTCGGCCGCGCGGACGAGCAGGTGAAGATCCGCGGCTTCCGCATCGAGCTCGGCGAAATCGCCGCCGCCATCTCGGTCGACCCCAGCGTTGGACAGGCGGTGGTGCTGGCCGTGGATCTCCCCCGACTGGGCAAGAGCCTGGTCGGCTATGTGACGCCGGCAGCGGACTGCGGCACCGAATCCGTTGACGTCGAACGGATCCGGGCTCGAGTGGCCGCCGCACTGCCGGACTATATGACGCCGGCCGGCTACGTGGTGCTCGACGAGATTCCGATCACCGCGCACGGCAAGATCGACCGCGTCGCGCTGCCGCAACCGCAGATCGCCGCCGGCGCCGAATATCGCGACCCGACGACACCTACCGAACGCCGCATCGCCGCCCTGTTTGCCACCCTGCTCGGTCACGACCGGGTGGGTGTCGACGACTCGTTCTTCGATTTGGGCGGCCACTCTCTGGTGGCCACCAAACTGGTCACCGCGATCCGGTCGGATTGCGGTGTGGAGCTTGGCATCCGCGATGTCTTCGAGCTGGGGACGGTGGGCCGGCTGGCAGAGCGGGTCGACGAGCTCGGGTCCGGCGAACTCGTCGAGTCTCGACCCAAGCTGATCGCGACCGCTCACGACGAGCCCCAGCCGCTGTCGGCGTCACAGCTGCGCAGCTGGTTCGCCTACCGTATCGACGGGCCCAGCTGGGTGAACAACATTCCGTTCGCCGCGAGACTGAGCGGTCCCTGGGATATCGAGGCACTGATCGCGGCCATCGGCGACGTCGTCGCACGTCACGAAATCTTGCGCACCAGCTACATCGAAATCGACGGCGTGCCGTATCAAGTGGTCAATCCGGCCGGTGATCTGCCGATCCGCCGCGCTTCCTTCGAGGGTGCCGGCCAGCACAGCGAAGCCTGGCTGCAAGAGCAGCTGGACGAAGAGCGTCAGCACTGCTTCGAGCTTGACGCCGAACGGCCGATCCGGATTGCGTTGCTGCGCAACGGCAGCGACGGCGATCATGTGATGTCGTTCGTGGTCCACCACATCGCCTCCGACCACTGGTCCGCAGGCGTCCTGTTCTCCGATGTGCTCACCGCGTACCGGGCCCGGCGGTCCGGGGAGCTACCGTCGTGGGCACCGCTTCGGGTGCAGTATGCCGACTATGCGGCATGGCAGCGCGCGTTCCTGGGGGATACCAGCGGCCAGGAGTCCGCGATTGCCGCCGAGCAGCGCGAGTACTGGACCCGGCAGTTGGCGGGGATGCCCGAAGACACCGGACTGCGGCCGGACTTCGCTCGCCCGCCGGTGCCCAGCGGCGTGGGCGAATCCGTTGCCTTCCGCATCGACTCGGCCACCCGCGCCAGGCTAGCCGAGTTGTGCCGCGAGTTGGGCATCACCGAATTCATGCTGTTGCAAACGGCCGTTGCCGTGGTGCTGCATAAGGCCGGTGGCGGCGTCGACATCCCGTTGGGCACCCCGGTTGCCGGACGCACCGAGGCCGAATTGGACCAGCTGATCGGCTTTTTCGTCAACATCCTGGTGCTGCGCAACGACCTGGACGGCAACCCGACGTTGCGCGAAGCACTGGCCCGGGCGCGCGAGACGGCGCTGGCCGCTTACGCCCACCAGGATCTGCCGTTCGACCGGGTGGTCGACAGCGTGAGCCCGGTGCGTTCGCTGTCGCGCAACCCGTTGTTCCAGGTCGTGGTGCATGTGCGCGATCACTTGCCGGCCACCCGGGTCATCGATTCGGGGCCCGGCGCCGGTGACGGCGAGGACACGGTGTGCACCTCGTTGGACCCGATCTTCGACATGGCGCATGCCGACCTCAGCGTCAACTTCCTGGGCGCCGATGGTAGTGACGGCGCCGGATACAACTGCGACGTCATCTACCGCACCGAGCTGTACCGCCGGTCGACGATCGAGCGACTGGCCGGCTGGCTGGCCCGGGTCATCACCGGGTTCGCCGACAACGTCGACCAAACCCTGCGCGACGTTGCGGTGATCGATGACGACGAGCAGCACCGGATTCTCGACGAGTGGAGCCGCGGCGCCCCGGCGCCACCCGACCGGCCGCGCACCATCCCGGAGCTACTCGCTCCCAGCCGCAACTGGGGATCCGACCGGATCGCGGTGCGCTGCGGCAGTGAGCAGCTCGATTACCCTGCGCTGCACCGCCGTTCGGACAACCTGGCGGGGCTGCTCGCCGAACACGGCGTGGCGCCGGGGTCGCTGGTCGGGCTCTCGACACGGCGCGGCATCGACATGGTGGTGGCGCTGGTGGCCATCATGAAAGCCGGCGGCGGTTACTTCCCGATCGATCCTGGCTATCCGCTGGCACGCAAGCAATTCATGCTCGACGACGTGGCGCCGCCGGTCGTACTGGCGACGGCCGAGGCCGTGGACAGCACGCCGGAAGTGTCTGGGGTAAAGGTCATTTCGCTGGACGACCCGCAGGTGCGTGAGGTGGTGGAGAACGGCACGGTTCGTCCGGACCTACCGGTGCCCCATCCTGACGACCCGATGTATTTGGTGTTCACGTCCGGCTCGACCGGCAAGCCGAAGGGCGCGGTGGGCACGCATCGATCGATGTCCGCCCGGCTGGATTGGCAGTTGCGGCATTACCCGCCCTGCGCCGGCGACATTCGGTTGGCTCAGGCCTCGATCACTTTCCTTGAGGGCGGTATGGAAATGCTGGCCGGCCTGGCGGCCGGGGCCACGATGATCCTCGCAGACGATGCCGAACACCGGGATGCCGAAGCGCTCGCCGCGCTGATGGACCGGCATTCGGTGGCGCAGGTGACCGCGGTGCCCAGCCTGGTTTCCGCACTGGTGGATATCCGGGCCGACGTGGTGCGATCCCTGTCGCGGCTGGTGTGCGGCGGCGAGCCGGTGAGCACGTCGCTGCTGGAGCGCCTGGTATCCGCGTGTGCGGGCAATACGGACATCCAGCTGTTGAACAACATCGGCTCCACCGAGACCTCCGGTGCGGTGTCGCGCGGGCCGCTCGGTCTGCCGAATCCGCTTGTGGGCAAGCCGGTCCCGGGTAGCGCTGCCTACCTGCTCGACGACGGCCTGCGCCCGGTTCCGGTCGGTGTGGTCGGCGAACTGTATTACGCCGGCGACCAGCTGGCCCGTGGCTACTGGAAGCGACCCGGTCTGACCGCGACGCGGTTCATTGCCAATCCCTATGCGCCCGAACCCGGTTCGCGGCTGTACCGCAGTGGCGACCTGGCCCGCTGGACCGAGGACGGCCAGCTGGAGTTCGCCGGCCGGGCCGACCATCAGGTGAGCGTGCGCGGTTTCCGCGTCGAGTTGGCCGAGGTCGAGTCCGCATTGGCGGCCGTCGACGGCGTCGCCGCGGCGGCCGCCCGTACCTGGGAGGTGCACGGAGGTCTCTCGCTGGCCGGATATGTTGTGCCGCAACGCCCGATCGTCGACGATGCCGAGAAGGCCGGCTTCGCGGGCGCGGTGCGCGCCGCGGTCGCGACGACGTTGCCCGGCTACATGATGCCCTCGTCGCTGACCGTGCTGGACGCGATGCCCAAGACAGACTCGGGCAAGCTGAACCGGCCCGGGCTGCCCAAGCCGGCGGTCAGCACCGGCGGACGGATCGAACCGTCGCGCACCGACACCGAGCGAGCGCTGGCCAAGGTGTTCGCCGAACTGCTCTGCACCCCGGAAGTCGGCCGCTACGACGACTTCTTCGCCCTCGGCGGCGACAGCATCCTGTCGGTGCAGCTGTCATCGCGGGCCCGCGCGGCCGGCCTGGCGGTCAGCCCGCGCATGGTCTTCGAGCATCCGACCGTAGAGCAGTTGGCCGCCGCCCTGGACGCTGTGGGAGACGGCAAGGCCGACACCGAGCAGGCCGATACCCGCTTCGCGCCGATGGCCGCGTCCGGACTGTCGGCCGACGACCTGGCCGCGGTGTCGCAGCTGTGGTCGTCGTCGCGTGACGGGACGTCATGA